The sequence below is a genomic window from Marmota flaviventris isolate mMarFla1 chromosome 9, mMarFla1.hap1, whole genome shotgun sequence.
CCtggtgcttttttcttttaaggttcaaatatagttttgttttgttttgttttgttttttaatgttgatgTCTCTGCTTTTCAGGTGCTCTCAGCATGCTTTTGGTCTTCCCCTTGGACCATGCAGTCCTGACTCAGGGGACTGCTGTACTGTTCCCCTCCTCTGAGAGCCCCTCAGCTCTGATAACCATGATTCACAGGACTTTGGCTGCAGGAGTCTCAGCTGAGCTCAGCATGACAGTCTCACAGGAGCCCTGTCAGCTGACAAATGGATAAGGAGGAACTTGTCCCAAGCAACAACTAGGAGATGATCAGCATGTGTCCGCACTCCTGGTAGCAAACCCCTTGGCCACTCCTCATGCCCATTGGCATTTCCTGTGCTTAAAGTTAgcttcatttttgaaaatatcatttttttaaattgctaatatAAGTAAACTACTCTTTACATTAATAAGGCCCCCAGTGCCTCCTCAAATGATTCCCTAGTGCCCAAAGCCAGGAGAGGTCCTAGGAGGGTCCAGCCTCAGAATCCCTGCCCTGGAGTGTCCCCAGCTCCCCTGGAGTGCTTCACCACTGCTGGGACACAGTCTTTGACAATGGCAACAAAAGATTATGACAAGATCCTTAACGACACGCAGTTGGTTTAAACTCTTGCCCAAAACAACACACTGACCGCAGAGTCTCCAACCTGTCTGCTCAGTATTAGGACCACAGCAGGCCCACAATGTCCAGCAGTAAAGGTTCTTGAGTCACTTGGCTGAATAAGTAAACAATTCCCCAGTTTCCTATGGACTCCTAAGGAGCAAAACAAGTTTTCTTCATCCACACTTCAGaatctgggaggaggaggaaggctgcATCCTGTTCCTGCTCAGCCCCTTCCACTTTCACAGGACACCACAAACCCCAAGAACCCCAGGAGGTACTCACCTGCCTCTCTGCCTCAAGACCAAAACAAGTGCATAAAATCTACAGGGAACAATCTCTTCTTTCCTGAAGCTGAACCCTCCAGAACCCCAGCAGCAGATAGAGAGGTGGGTGTATTTCAAGGACATCCCCAAATTCTAAGCCTCCAAAGCTACTCATGACCCAGAGAGGATGGAGCTGACCATGATGCATCCAGGGCTTCAGTCCTGAGTGCCACACTGTCCCCAAGCATTATGTCTCATCAACAGGTCTGATGAGACTGTTTCTACAGGTAAGAGAACCTGAAAGACACAGGTTGGAGTGAAAGTGCGTCTTAGAGCTGCCCCTCGTGGCTAGGCTGAGAGTATCTGGAGCCCCCTGCAGGTATATCAGCCTGGGGAACGCCATCTACCAAGGTTGGTAATTTGCCTTTTGGAAATTCTAAGTTCCACCAGAGCTAATTCAGGAAACTGAGGGTGCCTTCCCCTCTCCTACAATCCACACCCCACTCCCTCTACTGTTCAGTCAGTCTCCAGGCCTTTCCTGAGATCCCAGGGCATTCAGAGCTCCTGAGCAATTTCTTCCAGTAGCCCACTCTTTATGTGTCCATAGTCTCAACTTGTGGGGGAATGGAAGTTAATGTAGATCAAGTATATGGAAATTCATGCATGTCAAGTGCCTACCCTGCTTCCAGAAGTTGTGCTAAGTACATTGACAAGCATTAATTCCTTCAGTCCTGACAAAAACTAAGtgaaccaaggctcagagagattgAGTAACCCTACAAAATTCCTGACTCTCCAATGAACCTTTTGCTCAGTAAATGTTGACTGAGATTAATTCTCACTGCCAAGTCCTTGCATCTCCCCATCTCCTCCGCATCACCAGACCTCCCTCATTCCCCAAGCTCCAGCCCCATGCTTTCTCAGCCTGAAGTCTACCAGGACTACTCCAAGTCTCCATCACCCTTCTCTCAAGGGATTCCAACTGCAGAGTAGGCACCACCCAACTCCACTCTGTTTTGTGGCAGCAAGTTTTTCTCTCCACAAAATATTAAAGATGTTAAATGCCCACAGCCAAGTCTTATGCTAGTTTGGAAAGTAGTTGTTTCAGTACTttgaacaacaaaaatatttttaaacaagtggcaatcttgtaaatatttttgaataacatTAGTTGTTCAAATGCTTGCTGATTGCTTGATATAGATTTGAAAACCATCTCTGCCTTCTGAAGTTATAATGTGATGGGAAAGCAGaactgtggggtgggggtggggaatcaACAGTGACAAAACCCTGTTGAACAATTCTAAGGACATCTTCATGATCAGAAATCAACTGCCAGATTACAACAGCACACAAACCAGGTGAGTAGGAGAGTCTGACTAGAAGGGCTAAAGATGATGTTACGGGATTGTGGAAGAACTTCCCTGGAGATACTTTGGAACTTAAAGCCTCAGTTTAAGGTTATTGGCCAAGGCCACCACAAACTGAAATTTATTCATAGGATACCTCTCAAAGAATCAAATGACCATCTGGGGGTTGGGATGGGAGCGGTAGAGGACAGTCCTGGACCATGTGAAAACAGTGGGAGAGGGGGGTTATAAAAGAGGACAAAATCCCTCATTTTCTGGTGAAGAGGATCTAGGAGCTCAACCTAAAAATGATGCTGTGTATGACTTTGTAATGTGTGTAATGAGTGTGATTATGGGACTGGGTGGTCCTATCACAgcaatatgaaagaaataatattcatttgtaGATCAGAGACTCACAGACATTTGGACTTGGATAAAAGGAAGCCCTCAAGAAGgtgagaaaagaaagagtaagCAGAAATACATCAGGCCCCTGGGTGGAGAAGCTGGCGTTGAGGGCCGGAAGCTGGCTGTCCTAGGTTAAACCACAAGATGGAATCATGGGATAGGAACCAACCCCAGCCTTCAGGGTTGCATATTCTGACCTTTATAACAAATAGATAGTTGGTCCATGAAGGGTATGGAGTGTTAGTGATTCTCCCTCTGTCACATAATCACAAACCCAACTCTGGGAGGAAAGAGAGGCAGCAAGGGTAGAAAGGGGGGTTCTGGAAGTTTCAGGAGCTGACTAGTTCTAAGAACACAGTCTACAAACAGGGGTTGTGTAACCCTGGGGGGTAACTGAAGACCCTTTAAAGGGCACAGAGGCAAAACGATTTTAATaagttttgaacttgcaatcctcctgcctcagtctcctgatccGGAAACCCCCCTTCTACCCTAGCTACCTCCCTTTCTTCCAGAGTTGAGTCTGTGATTACGTGACAGTGGGAGATTCACTAAAATATTCCACACCCTTCACGGCCAACTGTCTGTTTGTTGTAAAGGTCAGAATATACAATTCTGAAGGCTGGGGTTGATTCCTATCACATGATTCCATCTCCTAGTTTAACCTAGCAAAACCAGCTTCTGCCCTTGAACTCCAGCTTCTCCACCCAGGCGCCCAGTGTATTTttgcttattctttctttttaccaTGTTCCAGATCCTCAGTGTCCATATTAACCCTTTCCTAAAACTGTTTTCTTGGGAATGCATCTGTGATGGAAATGCAGAACTCAGTTCTCATCTCCCCCATCCCCTCACAATTGTCCCTCTctcacttttgaaaataaatgcatgctTCTGACCCATCCTCAATACTACTAGAAGGTATTTCACTAGCATACAAAAAACGTTTTACGATACCACACAAAGATATAATTGGAAATGTCAGTATTGAAAAGTAAATGAGTTTAATATCTGCCTATAAAATTCTTGTGATTTGAGTAATTTTAAGTgtggaaatataaaaatctttcaaCAAAATGGAAGGAGAATCTTTCCTAAGTAATAGatgataaaatactaaaaataatttttgatgacACATCATGTGTGATTCTTGGCATAACTAAGGAATTCAGTTAATTGAACTGCATTGCCTCAACAGAACTCCTCTATTCTCATATATTAATTTATGTTAACAAGATTCCTCAGAACTTACAATTTCATTACAAAATTTTTGCCAGAGATTATTGCTATGAATGGTCAAGGTAGTTAGATCCTAGTTACAGCCAGACAGAACCTCATAAATTCTCCATAATTATCAGGTATACAGCATCTTTTTTTCCTAGGCAAGTTCATATGGATTCTTTGTGTGTTCCTGGAACACACCAACACAAAGATCCATAGTCAGACAGGAAGCTCAGGGAAGATAAACTCGCTGCTGGAGTGCAGGGACCAGGAGTGACTTCAAAGACTTTTCATTCCAAACCTTGATTTAACTAATGAGAAATAAGAAGCCCAGAGAGATGAAAATTGTCCCAGGTAGCAGAGGAAATGGGGAACATCAGGAGCTAGAAAGCAGCTCTATCCTGTCAGCCCAATGCTCTTTCTGTCGTACCCTGTACCTGGTAAACAAGTAGGGAAAGGTGAGACTGTGTTTCCATATTCTTCTGCACGGTAACACCACGTTTCCTCCTCACCCTCTCTGCATAACATGGATGGAGATATTCTCCTAGGACTAATTTAAGGATGTATCCCAGACCATCCAAGAGGAAGGTTTAGGTGAACAGAAAAGAGTGGAGAGTATATGCAGGAAGGAAAGACCTCTGGGCATTTCCACTCCTTTCACGAATTAACATCTTGGATGGCAATCAAGCAAGCACTAAAAGACCATTTCCAAGCTGAAACTCTCTTAGGACATTGACAGTGTCAACTCAGCAGATTTGCTAAAGACAAGATGATTATGGTGTAGAGGAGAGAATGTCCTGAGGAATATTTAAATGCAAAACATTTAAACATGTCAGAATGAATTcaatacatgctacaacatggaacaaccttgaaaacattaaggtaaagaaaaagaaacaaacacaaaaggtATATATTGTCAGGCatggtgtgcacacctgtaatcccagcagctcaggagacttaggcaggaggattacaagtacaaagccagcacagcaatttagcaagcccctcagaaacttagtgagaccctgtctcaaatttaaaaatataagggctggagatatggctcagtagttaagttccTCTGAGcactttcttttttgtgtatAAAAATGTTCAGGAATGATAAAGCAAGGATGGTTGCATGACCCAGTCAACACACTAGCAACCACTGCACTGTGTTCTTGAAGATGGTGAGTTATTTGCTGTGTGAATTACATCttcaatttgaaataaaaacagaatggaatAAATGTCAGATGGAGCTATGGACATATTGTATATTCAGAGGCACAAGAGATTAGGGAGGATGCCACACACTGTGTCCCTCACCTTTAGATATTACTCATTCCGCTTTTCATTTAGGTCACACAGAAATCCTGAGAGTAggcatattttcttcatttcacaaatgaagaaactgaggctcacataCAGTTTCTACAAGGACACAGGACCAGTCAGTGCCTCAAGGCTAACTAAGAACCATGTTTAGGTGGCTTCCCAGCCTGTGCTTTCCAGTACACTATGATGCTTCCCTTAGCCTCTGGGAAGGGAGCCTCATACTTGCTGAGTGTTCCTGCCCATTTCACCTTGCACAGTGGTGGGCATACTCAAGAAATAACTTATCAACTGTCACCTCTGCAGATGACACCTAGAGAACTAGCCCTTGCCAGCCGCAACTACACCCCTGTTACCAAGTTCATCCTGCTGGGATTCTCCAGTTACCCAGACCTCCAGGAGCTTCTCTTTGTTGTCTTCCTGCTCATCTATGTCATGACACTTGTGGGAAACCTGGGAATGATAGCACTTATCGTCACTGATTGCCGTCTCCATAGtcccatgtatttcttcctcagTGTCCTTTCTTTTATTGACATTTGTTACTCTTCTATAGTCACGCCCAAGCTCTTGGTCAACTTTCTGGCATCTGACAAGTCCATTTCTTTTGAGGGATGTGTGGTCCAAATGGGATTCTTTGTAATGCATGCAACAACTGAGAGCTTCCTACTAGCCTCCATGGCCTGTGACCGCTTCATGGCCATCTGCCAACCCCTCCATTATGGTTCTCTCATGACCAAGGGGACGTGTCTCCAGTTGGTGGCTGCTTCCTATGCATTTGGTGGAGTCAATTCCACTATCCAGACTGGGAATGTCTTTGCTTTACCTTTCTGTGGGCCGAACCAAGTACCACACTACTTCTGTGACATCCCACCACTTCTCCACCTAGTTTGTGCCAACACAGCCATACCAGAAATGGTCCTCTATATCATCTCTTCACTGGTTACTCTTCTGCCTGCCACTGTCGTCCTTACCTCCTACACATTGGTCTGGGTGGCCATTGGGAGGATGCGCTCAGCAGCTGGGCGGAAGAAGGCCCTCTCCACATGTGCCTCCCACTTCCTGGCCATTTCCATTTTCTATGGCACTGTGATTTTCACCTATGTTCAACCCCATGGGTCCACAAGTGATCCCAATGGCCAAATTGTATCTGTCTTTTACACCATAATCATCCCAATGCTCAATCCCTTCATCTATAGCCTCCGCAACAAGGAGGTAAAAGATGCCCTACAGAGGAAGCTCCAGGTCAACAACTTTCCCTGCTGAGTCCTGCAAACTTGTTTTTTGGACTGAGGAAGACATAGCATCTTGCAAATCCCCTGGTAAATTGACCTAGAGCAGCCCTGATTTTGAAAGATATGAAAGTGAGATAAGTAAATGTTTTTGTACAGAGCATTATAGTTGAAGAGCATCTCCTTATTCATCATGATACTGAATCCTTACCACCATATTCTTAGTAGCCATTGTTAAAAtgatcccattttacaaatgaaggatATGGTAtacagaaaaataagttaattatttAAGTTAGAGTGTGGATTCAACATCAGGAATTTCACACCAACACAAAGGATATTTCAGTTACACCACAGCCACAGGTTAAAACTTTATTAGCAGCTCATCAGATTCCAAAAAAATCCAAAGAGGCAATGCAATCATTTCTATTTTGCCACTGATTTGGTGACATGGGAGTGGATAAGATGTGGCTTAGCTCTCTCTTCCTATTCCAAAGAGAAAGATTACCAGGATAAAGATAGTCTCATATCTTATTGCAACTGCATTTTGCTGAGCTGTCTCAGGTCTCAGGATCAAGAGAGATCTCCCCTCATACATCATTTTTCTAGCAAGACATGTTTGCATGTCTCATAATGCCCaaaggtgtgtgggtgtgtggggaggTGATGTGTGTATGATGTTTGGCCAGTTACAGCATT
It includes:
- the LOC117794907 gene encoding olfactory receptor 5J3-like; translated protein: MTPRELALASRNYTPVTKFILLGFSSYPDLQELLFVVFLLIYVMTLVGNLGMIALIVTDCRLHSPMYFFLSVLSFIDICYSSIVTPKLLVNFLASDKSISFEGCVVQMGFFVMHATTESFLLASMACDRFMAICQPLHYGSLMTKGTCLQLVAASYAFGGVNSTIQTGNVFALPFCGPNQVPHYFCDIPPLLHLVCANTAIPEMVLYIISSLVTLLPATVVLTSYTLVWVAIGRMRSAAGRKKALSTCASHFLAISIFYGTVIFTYVQPHGSTSDPNGQIVSVFYTIIIPMLNPFIYSLRNKEVKDALQRKLQVNNFPC